The proteins below come from a single Microcoleus sp. FACHB-831 genomic window:
- a CDS encoding helix-turn-helix domain-containing protein, giving the protein MGLVRLKVRELAAEKGWTFKEVAERSGVIYNTVKHYARCPGMSTVDFISLQKLARTFDVMIEDLVEIVEE; this is encoded by the coding sequence ATGGGATTAGTTAGATTAAAAGTTAGAGAACTAGCTGCTGAGAAGGGCTGGACATTCAAGGAAGTTGCGGAACGTTCCGGCGTGATTTACAACACCGTCAAACATTATGCCCGTTGTCCGGGGATGTCAACTGTTGACTTTATTTCTCTGCAAAAGTTGGCTAGGACGTTTGATGTGATGATTGAAGATTTGGTAGAGATTGTAGAGGAGTAA
- the psaB gene encoding photosystem I core protein PsaB, with protein MATKFPKFSQDLAQDPTTRRLWYGIAMAHDFESHDGMTEENLYQKIFASHFGHLAIIFLWTSSLLFHVAWQGNFEQWIKDPLNVRPIAHAIWDPHFGQPAVEAFTQAGATNPVNIAYSGVYHMWFTQGMRTNNDLYQGAVFLLVLSAIFLFAGWLHLQPKFRPSLSWFKSAEPRLNHHLAGLFGVSSLAWAGHLIHVAIPESRGQHVGWDNFLTTLPHPAGLQPFFTGNWGVYAENPDTAGHIFATSQGSGTAILTFLGGFHPQTQSLWLTDIAHHHLAIAVIFIIAGHMYRTNFGIGHSIKEMLNAKEFFGTKTEGQFNLPHQGLYDTYNNSLHFQLSIHLAALGVVTSLVAQHMYSLPPYAFMAKDFTTQAALYTHHQYIAGFLMIGAFAHAAIFWVRDYDPDQNKGNVLDRVLQHKEAIISHLSWVSLFLGFHTLGLYVHNDVVVAFGTPEKQILIEPVFAQFIQASHGKVLYGFDTLLSNADSVASTAGAAWLPGWLDAINSGTNSLFLTIGPGDFLVHHAIALGLHTTTLICVKGALDARGSKLMPDKKDFGFTFPCDGPGRGGTCQTSAWEQSFYLAMFWMLNLLGWVTFYWHWKHLGIWQGNVAQFNESSTYLMGWLRDYLWLYSAQLINGYNPYGMNNLAVWNWMFLFGHLVWATGFMFLISWRGYWQELIETLVWAHERTPLANLVRWKDKPVALSIVQGWLVGLAHFTVGYILTYAAFLIASTAGKFG; from the coding sequence ATGGCGACAAAATTTCCCAAATTTAGCCAAGACCTCGCTCAAGACCCGACAACACGTCGGCTCTGGTACGGGATTGCGATGGCTCACGATTTTGAAAGCCACGATGGCATGACGGAGGAGAATCTTTATCAAAAGATTTTCGCCTCCCACTTTGGCCACTTGGCAATCATCTTCTTATGGACATCCAGCCTCCTGTTCCACGTTGCTTGGCAAGGTAACTTCGAGCAGTGGATTAAAGATCCTTTAAATGTCCGTCCCATCGCTCACGCGATTTGGGACCCTCACTTCGGTCAACCGGCAGTCGAGGCTTTTACCCAAGCTGGTGCTACTAACCCGGTCAATATTGCTTACTCTGGCGTGTACCACATGTGGTTCACCCAAGGGATGCGGACGAACAATGACCTGTACCAAGGTGCAGTGTTCCTGCTCGTGCTGTCTGCAATCTTCTTGTTCGCAGGTTGGTTGCACTTACAGCCCAAATTCCGCCCCAGTCTTTCCTGGTTCAAGAGCGCTGAACCCCGTTTGAACCACCACTTAGCTGGTCTGTTCGGCGTCAGTTCTTTGGCTTGGGCAGGACACCTGATTCACGTTGCTATCCCAGAATCTCGCGGTCAGCATGTAGGTTGGGATAACTTCCTGACTACGCTGCCTCACCCAGCTGGTTTGCAGCCGTTCTTCACGGGTAACTGGGGAGTGTACGCGGAAAACCCTGATACCGCAGGTCATATATTCGCCACTTCTCAAGGTTCTGGTACTGCGATTCTGACGTTCTTGGGTGGCTTTCATCCTCAAACGCAGTCGCTGTGGCTGACGGATATCGCGCATCACCACTTGGCGATCGCGGTCATCTTCATCATCGCCGGCCACATGTACCGTACTAACTTCGGAATTGGTCACAGCATCAAAGAAATGCTCAACGCCAAAGAATTCTTTGGCACCAAGACTGAAGGCCAGTTCAACTTGCCTCACCAAGGCTTGTACGACACCTATAACAACTCGCTGCACTTCCAGTTGTCCATACACCTGGCAGCACTAGGAGTTGTTACCTCTCTGGTGGCGCAGCATATGTACTCTCTGCCTCCCTATGCCTTTATGGCTAAGGACTTCACAACTCAGGCAGCGCTGTACACCCACCACCAATACATTGCTGGCTTCCTGATGATCGGTGCTTTTGCTCACGCAGCCATCTTCTGGGTGCGCGACTACGATCCCGATCAAAACAAAGGCAACGTGTTAGATCGCGTGTTGCAGCATAAAGAAGCGATCATCTCTCACCTCAGCTGGGTGTCATTGTTCCTGGGTTTCCACACCTTGGGCTTGTACGTCCACAACGATGTAGTGGTTGCTTTCGGAACTCCTGAAAAGCAAATACTGATCGAACCGGTGTTTGCCCAGTTCATTCAAGCTTCTCACGGTAAAGTGCTGTACGGCTTTGACACTCTGTTGTCTAATGCTGATAGCGTTGCCTCGACGGCTGGTGCGGCTTGGCTTCCCGGTTGGCTTGATGCTATCAACAGCGGGACTAACTCTCTGTTCTTGACAATTGGCCCTGGCGATTTCCTGGTTCACCACGCGATCGCACTAGGTCTCCACACCACCACCCTGATTTGCGTCAAAGGTGCGTTGGATGCTCGCGGTTCTAAGCTGATGCCCGATAAAAAGGACTTCGGCTTCACCTTCCCCTGCGACGGTCCTGGCCGTGGCGGTACCTGCCAAACTTCGGCTTGGGAACAGTCCTTCTACTTAGCTATGTTCTGGATGCTTAACCTTCTGGGTTGGGTAACCTTCTACTGGCACTGGAAGCATTTGGGTATATGGCAAGGCAACGTAGCTCAGTTCAATGAGTCCTCTACTTACCTCATGGGCTGGCTGCGCGATTACCTCTGGCTGTACTCTGCTCAGCTGATCAACGGGTACAACCCCTACGGTATGAATAACCTGGCGGTCTGGAACTGGATGTTCCTCTTCGGACACCTAGTTTGGGCTACTGGCTTCATGTTCCTGATCTCTTGGCGCGGTTACTGGCAAGAGTTGATCGAGACTTTGGTTTGGGCACACGAACGCACTCCTCTGGCGAACCTGGTTCGCTGGAAGGACAAGCCAGTTGCTCTGTCCATCGTTCAAGGTTGGTTGGTTGGTCTAGCTCACTTCACGGTTGGCTACATCCTCACCTACGCCGCCTTCTTGATTGCCTCAACGGCTGGCAAGTTCGGTTAA
- the psaA gene encoding photosystem I core protein PsaA: MTISPPEREAKVRVVVDKDPVPTSFEKWSQPGHFDRTLARGPKTTTWIWNLHANAHDFDSHTSDLEDVSRKIFSAHFGHLAVIFVWLSGMYFHGARFSNYEAWLTDPTGIKPSAQVVWPIVGQEILNADVGGGFHGIQITSGFFQIWRAAGFTNTFQLYCTAIGGLVMAALMLFAGWFHYHKRAPKLEWFQNVESMLNHHLAGLLGLGCLSWAGHQIHVALPVNKLLDAGVAPGDIPLPQEFILNSNLMAELYPSFAKGLVPFFTLNWGVYSDFLTFKGGLNPVTGGLWLSDTAHHHLALAVLFIIAGHMYRTNWGIGHSIKEILENHKGPFTGEGHKGLYENLTTSWHAQLGINLAMLGSVTIIVAHHMYAMPPYPYLATDYATQLSIFTHHMWIGAFCIIGGATHATIFMVRDYDPVVNQNNLLDRVLRHRDAIISHLNWVCMFLGFHSFGLYVHNDTMRALGRPQDMFSDTAIQLQPIFAQWVQNIHTLAPGATAPNALQPASYAFGGGIVAVAGKVAMMPIALGTADFMIHHIHAFQIHVTVLILLKGFLFARSSRLVPDKANLGFRFPCDGPGRGGTCQVSGWDHTFLSLFWMFNTIAIAVYHFSWKMQSDVWGTVNADGTVDHITGGNFALSAITINGWLRDFQWAQAAQVIQSYGTALSAYGLLFLGAHFVWAFSLMFLFSGRGYWQELIESIVWAHNKLKVAPTIQPRALSIIQGRAVGVAHFLLGAIVTIWAFFEARILSIG; the protein is encoded by the coding sequence ATGACAATCAGTCCTCCGGAGCGAGAGGCAAAAGTAAGGGTTGTAGTCGATAAAGACCCGGTTCCCACTTCATTTGAGAAGTGGTCCCAGCCAGGTCATTTTGACCGCACCCTAGCTAGAGGACCCAAAACCACCACCTGGATTTGGAACCTTCACGCCAACGCTCACGATTTCGATAGTCATACCAGTGACCTAGAAGACGTATCTCGGAAAATCTTCAGCGCACACTTCGGTCACTTGGCAGTCATTTTTGTCTGGTTGAGCGGCATGTACTTCCATGGCGCTCGGTTTTCCAACTATGAAGCTTGGCTAACCGACCCCACTGGTATCAAACCCAGTGCCCAAGTAGTATGGCCAATCGTAGGTCAAGAGATTTTGAATGCCGATGTGGGCGGTGGCTTCCACGGAATCCAGATCACCTCTGGTTTCTTCCAAATCTGGCGTGCTGCTGGCTTCACAAACACATTCCAGCTCTACTGCACCGCAATTGGCGGCTTGGTAATGGCTGCTTTGATGCTGTTTGCTGGTTGGTTCCACTATCACAAGCGCGCTCCCAAACTGGAATGGTTCCAGAATGTGGAGTCGATGCTGAACCACCACCTGGCAGGATTGCTGGGTCTGGGCTGCCTATCTTGGGCAGGACACCAGATTCACGTTGCTTTGCCAGTTAACAAGCTGCTAGATGCTGGCGTGGCTCCCGGAGACATACCCTTGCCCCAGGAGTTTATTCTGAACTCAAACTTGATGGCAGAGCTATATCCTAGTTTTGCTAAAGGTTTGGTTCCTTTCTTCACCTTGAACTGGGGTGTATACTCTGACTTCCTCACCTTTAAGGGCGGGTTGAACCCAGTTACGGGTGGCCTGTGGTTGTCGGATACGGCACACCATCACCTAGCACTTGCCGTACTGTTCATCATCGCCGGTCATATGTACCGGACGAACTGGGGTATCGGCCACAGCATTAAGGAAATTCTAGAAAACCATAAAGGCCCCTTCACTGGAGAAGGCCACAAAGGTCTCTACGAAAACCTCACAACATCTTGGCACGCCCAATTGGGTATCAACCTGGCAATGCTGGGTTCTGTTACCATCATCGTTGCTCACCATATGTACGCGATGCCTCCGTATCCGTACTTGGCTACCGACTATGCTACGCAGTTGTCCATATTCACTCACCATATGTGGATTGGTGCATTCTGTATCATAGGTGGAGCAACTCACGCGACCATATTTATGGTTCGGGATTACGATCCGGTGGTTAACCAAAACAACCTGCTAGACAGGGTGTTACGTCACCGGGATGCAATCATATCTCACCTAAACTGGGTGTGTATGTTCTTGGGATTCCACAGCTTCGGGCTGTACGTCCACAATGACACGATGCGTGCATTGGGTCGTCCTCAAGACATGTTCTCGGATACGGCAATTCAGTTACAGCCGATATTTGCCCAGTGGGTGCAAAACATCCACACACTAGCTCCGGGCGCAACTGCTCCCAATGCTCTACAGCCTGCAAGCTATGCTTTCGGCGGCGGTATCGTGGCTGTGGCTGGCAAGGTGGCAATGATGCCGATAGCGTTGGGTACGGCGGATTTCATGATCCACCACATTCACGCTTTCCAAATTCACGTCACCGTACTGATTCTATTGAAAGGATTCCTGTTTGCTCGCAGCTCTCGTCTGGTTCCAGACAAGGCTAATTTGGGCTTCCGTTTCCCCTGCGACGGTCCTGGTCGTGGCGGTACATGTCAGGTTTCTGGTTGGGATCACACGTTCTTAAGCCTGTTTTGGATGTTCAACACTATCGCGATCGCGGTTTACCACTTTAGCTGGAAAATGCAATCCGATGTGTGGGGTACTGTCAACGCTGATGGAACGGTGGATCATATCACGGGTGGTAACTTTGCTCTAAGTGCCATCACTATCAACGGCTGGTTGCGTGATTTCCAATGGGCACAAGCTGCTCAAGTGATTCAGTCCTACGGTACGGCACTATCAGCTTACGGTCTGCTGTTCTTGGGCGCTCACTTTGTTTGGGCCTTTAGCCTCATGTTCCTGTTCAGTGGCCGCGGCTACTGGCAAGAGTTGATTGAGTCTATTGTTTGGGCGCACAATAAACTGAAGGTTGCCCCAACGATTCAGCCTCGTGCTCTAAGCATCATTCAGGGCCGAGCTGTCGGAGTGGCGCATTTCCTTCTAGGAGCGATCGTCACTATATGGGCCTTCTTTGAGGCGCGCATCCTTTCAATAGGATGA
- a CDS encoding thioredoxin-like domain-containing protein yields the protein MTPRVRAPELPQNQPWLNTDRPLSIKELKGRVVILDFWTYCCINCLHVLPDLKYLEQKYKDSLTVIGVHSAKFVNEREVDNIRQAILRYDIEHPVLVDSNFNVWEEYAVRAWPTLMLIDPEGYVIGYVSGEGNRDALDQLIEKLIGQHKDKGTINFREISLKLEKQRQPLLTPLAFPGKVLATNTASNEDWLFIADSGHHRIVVTTTTGEVLHLIGTGKPGLADGSFTEAQFFAPQGMAFDIETQILYVADTENHALRQVDFKTQKVKTIAGTGEQSRQIARHSGVGLETLLNSPWDLEKVGNSLFIAMAGPHQIWEMELETGKVRTYAGTGQEACINDAIASCAFAQPSGITTDGQELFVADSEVSTIRAVGLGDKAQVRTVVGSGELFGFGDIDSEGFDVRLQHCLGVEYAQGLLWVADTYNHKIKQIDLNTSSCKTVLGDGTPGYQDGEGMRSRLYEPSGLSALNSHLYIADTNNHAIRRVDLATMKITGLELSGLCAPDVCVPASL from the coding sequence ATGACTCCCCGTGTTAGAGCGCCAGAACTCCCTCAAAACCAACCTTGGTTAAATACAGACCGCCCTTTGTCGATCAAAGAACTCAAAGGACGAGTGGTAATCCTGGACTTCTGGACTTACTGCTGCATTAACTGCCTGCACGTTCTGCCCGATCTGAAGTACCTCGAACAAAAATATAAAGATAGCCTCACGGTGATTGGCGTCCACTCAGCTAAATTTGTAAACGAGCGAGAAGTTGACAACATCCGTCAGGCTATCCTGCGCTACGATATCGAGCATCCCGTGCTAGTTGACAGTAACTTTAACGTTTGGGAGGAGTACGCTGTTCGGGCATGGCCTACATTGATGTTGATTGACCCAGAGGGCTACGTCATCGGCTATGTATCGGGTGAAGGCAACCGTGATGCTTTAGATCAGCTGATTGAAAAGTTGATTGGCCAACACAAAGACAAAGGAACCATTAATTTCCGAGAAATAAGCCTCAAATTAGAAAAACAACGTCAGCCTTTATTAACACCGCTGGCGTTTCCGGGTAAGGTGTTGGCTACTAATACTGCTAGTAATGAAGATTGGCTGTTCATTGCTGATTCGGGTCATCACCGCATTGTTGTAACTACCACAACCGGGGAGGTGCTACACCTAATCGGTACTGGCAAACCTGGATTAGCCGACGGTTCTTTTACAGAAGCGCAGTTTTTTGCACCGCAGGGAATGGCATTTGATATAGAAACTCAAATTCTTTACGTTGCGGATACTGAAAACCACGCTTTGCGTCAGGTTGACTTCAAAACTCAGAAAGTTAAAACAATTGCTGGAACTGGCGAGCAAAGTCGTCAGATTGCTCGCCATAGCGGCGTTGGTTTAGAGACACTGCTAAATTCTCCTTGGGATTTGGAAAAAGTGGGAAATAGCTTGTTTATAGCTATGGCTGGCCCGCACCAAATTTGGGAAATGGAACTGGAAACGGGCAAAGTTAGAACTTATGCGGGGACGGGACAAGAAGCTTGTATAAATGACGCGATCGCCAGCTGTGCTTTTGCCCAACCTAGCGGCATTACTACTGATGGTCAAGAATTATTTGTTGCTGATAGTGAAGTCAGCACGATTCGCGCTGTCGGACTGGGTGATAAGGCACAAGTACGCACAGTAGTAGGTAGCGGCGAGTTATTTGGTTTTGGAGACATTGATAGCGAAGGTTTCGACGTGCGACTCCAGCATTGTCTTGGGGTCGAGTATGCCCAAGGTCTCCTTTGGGTTGCTGATACTTATAACCACAAAATCAAGCAAATTGATCTAAATACCAGCAGTTGCAAAACTGTTCTGGGAGATGGAACACCGGGTTATCAGGATGGTGAGGGTATGCGATCGCGCTTATATGAGCCATCTGGTTTGAGCGCCCTGAATTCTCATCTATATATTGCCGATACTAATAACCATGCGATTCGCCGTGTAGATTTGGCGACTATGAAGATAACTGGACTGGAGTTGTCTGGTTTGTGCGCCCCAGATGTTTGCGTACCAGCTAGTTTATAA
- a CDS encoding DUF1206 domain-containing protein produces MHTKAKDTLTGSSSVWIERLARLGYAAKGVVYAVVGVLAAMAAFGTGGRTTDTNGALVTIVAQPFGKFLLGLVAVGLAGYVLWCFVQAIADAENKGSDAKGIAQRLGYAGSGIVYAGLALNAVQIVRGVGGGGGSNGSQDWTARVLAQPFGQWLVGIAGVAVIGMGFYQFYEAYKAKFRRKIKMNQMSDSEKKWALYSGRCGIAARGVVFSIIGIFLIQAAHNSDANRAIGLAGALEALAQQPYGSLILGIVALGLIAYGIYNLVLARYRQISTL; encoded by the coding sequence ATGCACACAAAAGCAAAAGACACCCTAACTGGCAGTTCATCTGTATGGATCGAACGACTGGCGCGGTTGGGCTATGCGGCTAAGGGCGTAGTTTATGCAGTTGTCGGCGTGCTAGCGGCAATGGCAGCCTTTGGTACAGGTGGCAGAACAACTGATACAAACGGTGCTTTAGTGACAATTGTGGCACAGCCGTTTGGGAAATTCTTACTGGGTTTAGTTGCCGTCGGGCTAGCTGGTTATGTTTTATGGTGTTTTGTGCAGGCGATCGCTGACGCTGAGAACAAAGGATCTGACGCCAAAGGCATAGCTCAGCGTCTTGGCTACGCAGGTAGCGGCATTGTTTATGCAGGTTTGGCTCTGAATGCCGTTCAGATCGTTCGAGGTGTTGGCGGTGGTGGCGGTAGCAATGGCTCCCAAGACTGGACAGCGCGGGTGCTAGCACAGCCGTTCGGTCAATGGCTGGTAGGTATTGCTGGTGTGGCAGTCATCGGGATGGGCTTTTATCAGTTCTACGAAGCTTATAAAGCTAAATTCCGCAGAAAAATAAAAATGAACCAGATGAGTGATTCTGAAAAGAAATGGGCGCTCTATAGCGGCAGATGTGGGATCGCGGCTAGAGGAGTTGTATTCAGTATCATTGGCATCTTTTTGATTCAAGCCGCACATAACTCTGACGCAAACAGAGCTATAGGATTAGCTGGTGCGCTAGAAGCGCTGGCACAACAGCCTTATGGGTCGTTAATTTTAGGAATCGTTGCGCTTGGGCTGATAGCTTATGGTATTTATAATTTGGTCTTAGCGCGATATCGGCAAATTTCTACTTTGTAA
- a CDS encoding saccharopine dehydrogenase family protein translates to MTDKVLILGGSGRVGSCVAADLANHTEAEITITGRHLASSQLISDRLGSQVQFQVLDLAETEKLEDAIASSNLVIHCAGPFHYRDANVLRTCIQKGVNYLDVSDHPSFTRKAVASRDDAIAAGVTAIVNTGIFPGISNSMVRHDVEQFDEPERIHLSYVVAGSGGAGITVMRTTFLGLQRPFEAWIDGKWQMVKPYSNRETIAFPAPYNRLGVYWFDMPEAFTLAETFPVKTVITKFGTLPDFYNHLTWSVSHWWPASWLRNPNVIEFLAHVSHRMTRVTDKFTGIGVAIRSEVTGRKNGNVARYCSTLVHENTAVAAGIGTGSLAQLLLDGKLKKPGVWPLEQALPTDLFEQTMQSRGVKIQRGWMP, encoded by the coding sequence ATGACTGATAAAGTTTTAATCCTGGGAGGGAGTGGCCGAGTTGGCAGTTGTGTGGCGGCAGATCTCGCCAATCACACTGAAGCGGAAATTACTATTACTGGCCGCCACCTAGCGTCTAGCCAATTAATTAGCGATCGGCTGGGTTCTCAAGTACAGTTTCAAGTTTTGGATTTAGCAGAAACAGAAAAGCTTGAGGATGCGATCGCTTCTTCTAATCTTGTTATTCACTGCGCTGGCCCGTTTCACTACCGCGACGCTAACGTACTGAGAACTTGCATTCAAAAAGGCGTTAATTATCTCGATGTCAGCGATCATCCCTCATTTACTCGCAAAGCTGTAGCTAGCCGCGATGATGCCATAGCAGCAGGTGTCACCGCTATTGTTAATACGGGAATTTTTCCTGGGATTTCTAACAGCATGGTGCGTCACGACGTTGAACAATTTGATGAGCCAGAACGCATACATCTAAGCTATGTTGTAGCTGGTTCGGGTGGCGCTGGTATTACCGTAATGCGAACTACATTTTTGGGCTTGCAACGTCCGTTTGAAGCCTGGATAGATGGGAAATGGCAGATGGTAAAACCCTATAGCAATCGCGAAACTATTGCCTTCCCTGCTCCTTACAATCGGCTAGGCGTATACTGGTTTGATATGCCAGAAGCTTTCACTCTAGCTGAAACATTTCCTGTCAAAACTGTTATCACTAAATTCGGCACGCTTCCTGATTTCTACAACCATCTCACCTGGAGCGTTTCACATTGGTGGCCCGCAAGCTGGCTTCGCAATCCCAACGTCATAGAATTCTTAGCCCACGTCAGCCATCGCATGACTCGCGTTACCGACAAGTTTACCGGAATTGGAGTAGCAATTCGTTCTGAAGTTACTGGCCGTAAAAATGGAAATGTAGCTCGTTATTGTTCAACTTTAGTACATGAAAATACAGCTGTAGCAGCTGGAATTGGTACTGGCAGTCTTGCCCAACTGCTGCTTGATGGTAAACTCAAAAAACCAGGTGTATGGCCTCTTGAACAAGCACTGCCAACAGACTTATTTGAACAAACGATGCAAAGTCGTGGAGTTAAAATTCAACGGGGATGGATGCCTTAA
- the crtO gene encoding beta-carotene ketolase CrtO, which translates to MEAYDVVIIGAGHNGLVCASYLLKAGYSVLLLEKRSVPGGAATTEESLPEEAPGFKFNLCAIDHEFIHLGPVEQELELHKYGLEYLQCDPVVFCPHPDGKYFLGHKSVEKTCAEIARYSERDAKKYAEYTDFWLRALGAMIPMFNAPPKSIIDIAGNYDFKKLKDLFSVIGGPDKTLDFIRTMLTSAEDILNEWFDSEFLKAPLARLSAELGAPPSQKTIAVGSIMMAMRHRPGMARPRGGTGALVQSLLNLVKSHGGVVLTDQHVEKILIDDGRAVGVRVRGGTEYRANKGVISNIDAKRVFLQLMDEAEVNDADPNLRERLERRIVNNNETILKIDLALNEPLRFDHHNHQDEYLIGSVLIADSVRHVEKAHSDCSLGKIPDDDPSMYVVMPTRLDPSMAPEGKHTLWIEFFAPYQIAGAEGTGLKGTGWTDELKNKVADRVIDKIADYSPNIKNSIIARRVESPAELGERLGAYKGNYYHIDMTLDQMVFFRPLPELANYKTPIDGLFLTGAGTHPGGSISGMPGRNCARIFLHAQQPIAQTLKEAGNSIKSTVESVFKIS; encoded by the coding sequence ATGGAAGCATACGATGTCGTGATTATAGGTGCTGGCCACAACGGGCTGGTCTGCGCCTCTTATCTGCTTAAAGCTGGTTATAGCGTTTTACTACTGGAAAAGCGTTCTGTACCTGGAGGCGCGGCAACAACAGAAGAATCGCTACCCGAAGAAGCGCCTGGTTTTAAATTTAATCTTTGCGCCATCGATCACGAATTTATCCACTTGGGGCCAGTAGAACAGGAATTGGAACTGCACAAGTATGGCCTGGAATACCTCCAGTGCGATCCGGTTGTCTTTTGTCCCCACCCTGATGGCAAATACTTTTTAGGCCACAAATCAGTAGAAAAGACCTGTGCAGAAATTGCACGTTACAGCGAGAGAGACGCCAAAAAATACGCAGAATACACTGATTTCTGGCTGCGGGCTCTTGGAGCAATGATCCCCATGTTCAACGCCCCCCCAAAATCGATAATAGACATAGCTGGCAACTACGATTTTAAAAAGCTAAAAGATTTATTTTCCGTAATCGGTGGCCCGGATAAGACTCTAGACTTCATTCGCACCATGCTGACCAGCGCTGAGGACATCCTCAACGAGTGGTTTGATTCAGAATTTCTCAAAGCGCCCCTTGCAAGGTTATCAGCCGAACTCGGTGCCCCTCCTTCACAAAAAACTATTGCCGTCGGTTCGATTATGATGGCTATGCGCCATCGTCCTGGCATGGCTAGACCTCGTGGCGGAACGGGCGCACTGGTTCAATCTTTGCTCAATTTAGTGAAAAGTCACGGTGGGGTAGTTTTAACAGACCAGCACGTTGAAAAAATATTAATTGATGACGGTCGCGCAGTAGGAGTCAGGGTTCGCGGCGGTACTGAGTATCGGGCGAACAAGGGTGTTATCTCGAACATTGATGCCAAACGGGTGTTTCTGCAACTGATGGACGAAGCCGAAGTCAATGATGCTGACCCTAATTTGCGAGAAAGATTAGAGCGTCGCATTGTTAACAACAATGAAACAATCCTAAAAATAGACCTAGCTCTCAACGAACCGCTGCGCTTTGATCACCATAATCACCAGGATGAGTATCTGATTGGCTCTGTTCTAATTGCCGATTCAGTCAGACACGTTGAAAAAGCTCATAGCGATTGTAGTCTTGGCAAAATTCCTGATGACGACCCCTCAATGTATGTGGTTATGCCTACAAGGCTCGATCCTTCAATGGCTCCGGAAGGCAAACATACACTTTGGATTGAATTTTTTGCTCCCTATCAAATTGCTGGTGCAGAAGGTACGGGTCTAAAAGGTACTGGCTGGACAGATGAACTGAAGAACAAAGTTGCGGATCGCGTGATTGACAAAATCGCAGATTATTCACCTAATATTAAAAACTCGATTATTGCCCGTCGAGTAGAAAGCCCAGCGGAACTCGGAGAACGTTTGGGAGCTTACAAAGGGAACTACTACCACATCGATATGACGCTAGATCAGATGGTATTTTTCCGTCCTTTGCCAGAACTAGCTAATTACAAAACTCCTATTGATGGGCTGTTTCTTACAGGAGCGGGAACTCATCCAGGTGGCTCAATTTCTGGTATGCCAGGACGTAACTGCGCTCGCATCTTCCTACACGCACAGCAGCCAATTGCTCAGACACTTAAAGAAGCGGGGAACTCTATCAAATCGACTGTAGAGTCTGTGTTTAAGATTTCTTAA
- a CDS encoding STAS domain-containing protein translates to MSPVVKIVQPSGILDGTKAGQFRQEISNLVDNGANIVLIDLKDVTFMDSSGLGALVLALKTVRAAGGKLFICSINEQVKMLFELTSMDRVFEIYANRDAFNNAILSAN, encoded by the coding sequence ATGAGTCCTGTTGTAAAAATTGTTCAACCTTCTGGAATTTTAGACGGCACTAAGGCGGGTCAATTTCGCCAAGAAATTAGCAATTTAGTTGACAATGGTGCCAACATTGTGCTGATTGATTTAAAAGACGTGACTTTTATGGACAGTTCTGGTTTAGGAGCGCTAGTGCTGGCTTTAAAAACTGTCCGCGCTGCTGGTGGAAAGCTTTTTATCTGCTCGATCAACGAGCAAGTAAAAATGTTGTTTGAACTGACCAGCATGGATCGCGTCTTTGAAATCTATGCCAACCGAGATGCATTTAATAATGCAATACTTTCAGCCAACTAA